A single Xenopus laevis strain J_2021 chromosome 3S, Xenopus_laevis_v10.1, whole genome shotgun sequence DNA region contains:
- the sia2.S gene encoding siamois homeodomain 2 S homeolog (The RefSeq protein has 2 substitutions, 3 frameshifts compared to this genomic sequence), whose translation MTCDSELEQIIYTALTLQDDYPVFCPPQRDQTKSCSSSFGMFPDSYPGVGNQGILQETIRELYSVLGIPQDSHFNRSMKHHLLEPKKATLSTGIYAKPTCNQTPKACKRPFCEEEQREGKKPRIEMDHFLPSAPNRCRRRTIYSKEQILFLQNQFDLNPYPDFVKRCHIAKITGIPEPRIQVWFQNRRARHLLRAINLRFPKKRDQQLQKNPDALPTRTPVSRHVGLSKILPYT comes from the exons ATGACTTGTGACTCTGAACTTGAGCAAATCATCTACACAGCGCTGACCCTACAAGATGACTATCCTGTGTTCTGCCCACCACAGAGggaccaaaccaaatcctgctcCAGCTCTTTTGGTATGTTTCCTGATTCTTATCCAGGGGTGGAAAACCAGGGAATCTTGCAGGAGACTATAAGAGAACTTTATTCTGTCCTTGGGATCCCACAAGATTCTCATTTTAACAGAAGCATGAAGCATCATCTCCTAGAACCCAAGAAGGCGACACTATCTACTGGGATCTACGCCAAACCAACCTGCAATCAGACACCTAAAGCCTGTAAAC GGCCATTTTGTGAAGAGGAGCAGAGGGAAGGTAAAAAGCCCAGAATAGAGATGGATCATTGCCTACCATCGGCACCCAACAGGTGTAGGAGAAGAACCATTTATTCAAAGGAGCAAATCCTCTTCCTCCAGAATCAATTTGATCTCAATCCCTATCCAGACTTTGTGAAGAGATGCCACATTGCAAAGATAACTGGGATCCCAGAGCCCAGGATTCAG GTTTGGTTCCAGAACAGAAGAGCCAGGCATCTGCTCAGAGCCATCAAT CTCAGGTTCCCCAAGAAAAGAGATCAGCAGCTGCAGAAGAACCCAGATGCTTTACCTAC GAGAACCCCAGTATCCAGACATGTGGGGCTAAGC AAAATACTCCCTTACACTTT
- the sia2.S gene encoding siamois homeodomain 2 S homeolog isoform X1, with protein sequence MTCDSELEQIIYTALTLQDDYPVFCPPQRDQTKSCSSSFGMFPDSYPGVENQGILQETIRELYSVLGIPQDSHFNRSMKHHLLEPKKATLSTGIYAKPTCNQTPKACKRPFCEEEQREGKKPRIEMDHCLPSAPNRCRRRTIYSKEQILFLQNQFDLNPYPDFVKRCHIAKITGIPEPRIQVWFQNRRARHLLRAINSQVPQEKRSAAAEEPRCFTYREPQYPDMWG encoded by the exons ATGACTTGTGACTCTGAACTTGAGCAAATCATCTACACAGCGCTGACCCTACAAGATGACTATCCTGTGTTCTGCCCACCACAGAGggaccaaaccaaatcctgctcCAGCTCTTTTGGTATGTTTCCTGATTCTTATCCAGGGGTGGAAAACCAGGGAATCTTGCAGGAGACTATAAGAGAACTTTATTCTGTCCTTGGGATCCCACAAGATTCTCATTTTAACAGAAGCATGAAGCATCATCTCCTAGAACCCAAGAAGGCGACACTATCTACTGGGATCTACGCCAAACCAACCTGCAATCAGACACCTAAAGCCTGTAAAC GGCCATTTTGTGAAGAGGAGCAGAGGGAAGGTAAAAAGCCCAGAATAGAGATGGATCATTGCCTACCATCGGCACCCAACAGGTGTAGGAGAAGAACCATTTATTCAAAGGAGCAAATCCTCTTCCTCCAGAATCAATTTGATCTCAATCCCTATCCAGACTTTGTGAAGAGATGCCACATTGCAAAGATAACTGGGATCCCAGAGCCCAGGATTCAG GTTTGGTTCCAGAACAGAAGAGCCAGGCATCTGCTCAGAGCCATCAATTCTCAGGTTCCCCAAGAAAAGAGATCAGCAGCTGCAGAAGAACCCAGATGCTTTACCTACAGAGAACCCCAGTATCCAGACATGTGGGGCTAA